ACTTTGGCGAAGTGCTTCTTCTACCTGTTTTCTTGCTGTAATATCTCGAAAGATTCCTTGAATGGCTGGTTCTCCATCATAAATAATTCCCATTGCTTTACATTCAACAAAAAAGATAGTACCATCTTCCTTAACCATTTTACATTCCAAAATTTCAACTTGATTTTCTTTTCCACTACTTAACCGTTGCATCTGTTGAATAGCATGTTTTAAGGAATCTGTATGAAAAAAATCTAAAGGGGATTTGCCGAATAGTTCTTTTGGTTGATTAAATCCCAAAATTTCTGCTCCAGCTTGGTTAATATATTTTATTTTTCCTTGACTGTGTACAACTATGGGTTCTGGAGAAAGATTTAATAACCTTTCATAACGCTCTTTACTTTCTTCCAATTCTTGCTCCATCTTCTTTTTATCGGTTATGTCACTATATAAAGCCAGAGTCGCAGTACTTCCATTATACGGAATACCGACAGCACCTATCTCTATATCAATCACTTCTCCATCCTTTAGCACCAACTTCACTTCCGTCTTTGGCAACACAGCACCCTTTTCGAGACTAAATATTCTTTGTTTGGAAATCTTATGAAAATCGGGATGAATATAATCATAGACGGACTTTCCTGCTATATTATTTTCTTTTGCAATTTTTAATGCAGATGGATTTGCGTAGAGAATCTTTCCTTCTCGATGGATAACAATTCCTTTTGGTGAATATTCGACTACTTTTCTATATCGCTCTTCACTTTCTTTTCTTTCTGTAACGTCTACACAAGAACCAATGACTTCTATTACCTGCCCACCTCTTCTTATTGGACGTAATGACTCCAGATACCAGATTCCATTGAGTTTTCCTTCGTAATAAACATTTTCTTCCCCTTCCCATGCTCTCTTATAATATTGAAGTTTTCTTTCTGCTTCATCTTTTGGAAGAATATCAAATAATTCTTTCCCAATCAGCTTTTCAGGGGTAAGCCCGATACGATATAGTAATTCACCATCACATAAGGTATGAATAAATTTACCATCTCGTTGAATAAATTTAATTATCATCCCTTGTTGCTGACGTAAAGTATCTCGTAATTCTTGTCGGGCATCTTCTAATTCTTGTTCTAACCATTTTTGCCTACTGATGTTCTGTGGAATTCCTTCCCTTTGAATTATTTGCTGGATATAATTAAATTTCTGAACAAATTCATCAGAAGGCAGTGGTCTGCTAAAAAAGTATCCTTGTCCACTATTACAAAGGTGCTGTTGTAGAAATATTAAATGGTCTTTTGATTCGACCCCTTCCGCAATCACTTCTATCTTTAATTGGTGAGCCATTGCAATAATTGTCTTTACAATAGTGGCATCTTTGGTATCCATCGTACAATTCTGAACAAAACTTCTGTCTATCTTTATGATATCAATGGGGAATTCCTTTAAGTAGGAGAGGGAACTATATCCTGTTCCAAAATCATCTAAACTAATTCGTACACCAAGACGTTTCAAATCTCTTAATATAGGGAGAACTTTCTGAACATCCATCATCATACTCTCAGTAATTTCTAATTCTAAGCATTCAGGGGAAAGTCCTGATTCTTCTATAATATGTTGAACCATTTGAACAAGATTATTTTGATAAAGTTGGCTGGCAGACAAATTAACAGCCATTACTATCGGAGATAGCCCTCCTTCCTGCCAAATCTTGTTTTGCTGACATACAGTACGTAATACCCATTCCCCAATCTGTAAAATCATTCCTGTTTCCTCTGCAAAAGGAATAAATTCACTTGGAGAAACAATCCCTTTCTGTGGGTGTTCCCAACGTATCAATGCCTCAACTCCAAAAATTTCTCCTGAAGTCAAATCAAGTTTTGGTTGATAATGAAGTCTGAACTCATTATTAATAAGAGCTTTCTTTAACAATTCATATGTTAGTAAACTTTCAAAGGTCTGTTCCATTAAAAAAAATTCCCCCGATTTAATATAGAGACTTCAAAACATCTTTGGAACTCAAATACTTCCGACAAGTAGTTATACTCAAATATAAATATTTTTCAAGAATAAATAATAAATCCATAACATTTTACCCAGGTTAAAATACCTATATTAATATTTTTTTAAATTAATTATATTACTTTATGACACCATTCATCAATATATGACAAAATTTATAAAAAACGAAACAAAAAGCAGTATTTTTCACCATATTTCTTCCTGAGTTTATCATGGAAAAATAAATTTAAAAGGTGCTTCTCAAGACTTAATGTTTTTTTATTTTAGGATTCAATTAATGATTTTTTGAAATAAAAAATACTGAATTAACGCTTTATTAATACACGCTAAAAATAAAACAACCACCCTAAAGGGTGGTCGTTCTAAAAAAATATTCCTAATGTTAAGAAACCACGAAAATATCACTTCTAATTCTACAAAATTGATGGGTTTCCCCATTCTTGTTTCTAATCAGAGGTAATATAAACATTTTGTGCAACTCTCTCTTGGTCTCCTAAACCTGGATTTTCAACTAAATCAAACAATACTTTTTGTCCTTTTTTAAGGTATCGGTATCCGTTGGGAAACCTTATTTTATCAGGTAGTATAGAACTGAAATGAACAAATACTGGGTTTCCATCCTCACCGTCAAGCAATAATCGTCCATAACCTTCATCTTCCTTAAACCATTCCACAATTCCTTCTCTTTGCAAAACAAGTCCTCCTTTCTTGTAGCCTCCGCGTTCCATTTAATAAGACCCTTACCTTTAATTTAGAAAGACATTGACTTTCATTTGTATTTGAAATGACAGACACTTACGACAGTTTTCGATTATCAAAATACAAGATAAAAGGCTTTTTTAACAACTATACAGGTTTCTTTAAATTGTGTAACAAACAACCTAATTGTTCTTTATCATTATTTTTACTCTTTGGTTTTTAATTTGTCCTCTTCATAAATCATTTGAGCGACTTGTTTTTGAGTAACCTGTCTCATATTGTCTAAATCAATTGGTTCAGTTGCTACCACACGTCCCAGGACGTGACTTAATAAATTCTTTTTAGCAGGTTCAATCTCGATATTGTCCTTCTCCACTAAAAAATCACCCCTTCATATGGATGGTCTATACCCTAACAGTTTAACCGCATCCGCTACATCAAAAAATGGTAAATTCAAAACAACATCAATCGTGTCAGTCGTTTTTCCTTTTTTTATCATCCGCTCTATATCCTTTTTGTGCCGAATCAAAATAACCTCTGCAACAGATAATCCTGTCCATTGAGCTACATAATGTATTTTAAATTTGGCATCAAGCAACCGCTTGGCGATTTCTTTTTGAGCTTCATTAAATCCTTTTTCATATTCATCATTCACTTTCTCTCACCATCTTTTTCCGAACTTCTATCGCAAATTCAATGGGAACTTCTACTAATCTGGCTATATCATCTTCTTCCATGCCGTTTTTCAACATTTGGCGAATGATTAGCCTAATTCGTGGGTCAGTATCTAATCGAGCAGTTCCAATTTCATTTATACTTAATTTGAACAATCCATCCCGAACATCAAATACAATTTCAACTGGAACCTGTAATAATCGAGCAATAGTATATTCAGATATACCTTCATTCATCATATTACGGATGATTTTCCGAATCTTTGGACTATGGTCAATTTTAATCTTCTCAACCTCTTCCAAAGGCAATTCCGTTACTTCTGAAACAAAGGTTGTTTTATGGTCATTTAGAAGTAGATTAGTAGCAATCTTTTTTTGAGCTTTTTTATAGCCAATATTCATCCATTCCTCATGATAAATACTCAAATCTGGTTTCCCTCCTACACAATCCTTTTGCTAAGAGATACTCGGCTGTTAAACCAGCTTCTTTGAAATCATCTTCTTCTGTATATACCTCTTGCTTCCAAAAATTGTGCTGTTCTACTTCTTTTCGGTTAATAATAACATGCAAATTCTCCAACATCTGATAATAAATCTTTCCACTCATATCAAATTCCCTTTCCCACTTTTTCCCGCACTTCTTACATTCCCAGGTTTTTAAATAGTCATTTTTAATCCAACCGAATAAATCATTCTTATCTGCACCACAGAAAATACACCTTTTTGGAAAGCTCATTCATGTTCACCTTCTTGAAATAAAGTTTCCTTCTTCATAGAAAGGATAATTAGCATGATGAATCAACATCGTATTCAGGTAACAACTTTTTAAGTTCACTTAGGGAATCCTTTGGCAGTATGGAAACAAAAAATCTTAACCCAGTATTTTTCAAAACTCCCAAAATCACTTGTTTTTTCTCCTCCTCTGACCACAATAGTTCTCCCTTAGCAATTTCAAATTTTTCTGGGAAACCTCTGAGTGTGTAATAATCAATTTCCTGCCCCTTTGCAATAGGAATAATTTCTTCCAATTCCACCTTTTCTAAAAATCTTTCCATCTCTTCGGGTGTTAAGTCTTCTGGAAGACAATTTTTCAATTTGCAATAATCATAAAGGGAACGAACCCTTACTCGATATTTTCCTGGAATAGCCCAAATACCATCACCAGGAAATGCATCATCATCAAATTCTATGATTTCTTCACTTTTACTTTTCATAGTATTACGAACTATTAGATTCATTGTATTTTGCAAAATAGCAAGGTTAACAGTATTTGATGATTTAAAAACTATGGATATTAATTCTACATACTCCTTTAAAGTTTCATCTACCATGTACTCAAATGAATGGTGATGCTGTTTTAATACTTTCGCCATAAATATTATTTTTTCTTCATCAGTCATCGTCATATCTCCTTACTTGAAAATTGCTAATATCTCATATTTCCCTTACGCTTTACAAGCATCCTTGATTTAGAACTAAATAAACTACCACAATAAAAGATACAAAATGTCTTCATCAGAAATAATTTTTATCCCAGGTGAAAAGTGATTGCTCCCTCTTTCTCGGCAACTTCTAAACAGCAAGATAGAAAATGAAGTAGCCTCTCCTTTTCTTTTCCCGCATCAACTTGCATGGGATGCATCCCCGAAAAGAGTAAAACAGCAGGATGCAACAGTTCTCTCTTTGCTTCCGAGTAAAACGTTCGATTCTCTACTTCCTTGTAGGCTTGTTGTAGCGTTTGATAAGAGACCCTGATTTCATCCCCTCTCCCACTAAAATCAACCCCATACGGATTATCCAAACCCAGTGGCACATACAAATGCTCTACGTTAGGATTCCATACTTGGAATTGGAATGTTGCAAAAGCCCAATTTTCTTTATTTTTAGCTTCAATATAAAAACCCATTGTTTCTCCTACCTTTCCATTAATAATTCTGATAGTTCATTCAGCAAGACATAATACTCTTCTTCACTGTCAGGTTCACTCAATCCGTATTCTTTTAATTGAATAGGCTTTGAATGTTCCAGCCACTCACGAATGTCATTGTCTAATTCAACATCAAATGGGAGAACATCCGCAAATTCGGCAATATCAGTAGCCTGTTCCTGCTCATAGCCTTTGCTCATTCTTAACTCCTCCTTATCCCTATTCATCATCGTTCATTAAATAGTAATCAGCCCTGTTGACAACATCCACGAAACTCATTTCAACCACATTTAAAGGTTCATAGACTTTTTCTATCACCCCCTCTTTTTCAAGTTCAACTGAAACAACATGTATCCACTGTTCATAAATTTTCATTTGAATACGTGGTTCGATACTACGGAAATATTGCTCCAACCCATATCGTCCGTAAATGTCTCTTATGATTGCTCGTACAATTGAAACAACCAGTTTTTCATTCATTAATGGTTCACCTCCTTTTGGTTATATTTCTTTAATAGTGCCAACTACTTAAGAAAGAAGACTTTGAAAAAGTAGCCAATGACTAAAGAAAAAGCATTGGCTATTGCGTCTCCAGCTACTTCAATCGAAAGATTTTTAAAAGACCCTTTCAATTTTTCCAGTAACATTCTCTCACCCCCTTTCAATACAGTTTGGAAACAAACACAATTAAAAACGCCCAGTCGAGTGACTGGGCGTTCATTGTATATAATATGGAATTGTATATTTAAAACACAAAATGGCTTCATTTTGTTCCCATCCCTGTTAATTTTAATGATTCTTTTTGGTATCAAATTCATCATATAAAATTTTATCACCCACATCAAGAAGCGATGACAAAATTTAGCCAACGAAAACACAGAAGTTAGAATTAATACCCTTATCTAAGGTAATCAAAACTAAATTTAAATAAGGACAAAAGAGGTGATAATCATTACCCTTATTCAATTAGTATAGTGAGTTTATAAAGCCTTGAATATGTGTTTGTGTTAGGAGTACCAATCTTTTCAAATCTTCATTCGTTAATGGAACACGCACAATCTTCTCTGGTTTATTCCCAACATATTTGGGAAAGAGTAGACCTGTTTCAGTCACTTCTCCTGCGCCCTCCTCTGCGGATAGTATCCAAGGTAATTTTTCTCCTGGAGTTAATTTTATTTGTCTAAACAGACTTTTCCCATCTGAACGCGATTTACCACTTTCAGCCAATTCCTTCGCAGGTTTACCGCCTATATCTGACCAAATTTCCTTGGAATACTTAAATCCTTTCTGGCTTTTCTCTTCTCTTGCCATCTTCCCCATCTGATTCATTCTACCTGTTAATACGTCATTGCACATAAGAAGAAATTTATCAATATTTACATAGATATTGATTTCTTGTTTAATACGACTTCCTTTTTCTGCAGTCAAATCATACTCAATGAAATTTACCTGAGCTTTTCCGATACCAAACGAACTGTTTAATACTTCCAAAAAGGTGTTCCTTCCATCTACACGAATGATTTGACTATTGCCTTTCATATAGTTTCCTCCCATTTCTAATGATGAAAGCTAAACTTCTTTTGTGAAACTAATCATAGTGTGCTTCTATCCCCGATAATTATTCAAATTATTTATTATGCCACCCCCGATAAACTTTTATGTAAATTTTTTTTTACAAAATAGTTAACCTATTTTTTACTTTAATTACCATTTTTCATTGAAATAATCAAAAAAAGAGAAACAGGTGTCATCCTATTTCCCAATAAAAATTGTTCTTTTTTGTTTTTCTTTTAATTGTAACTTTGTTCTGTAAAATTAATGTACTTCTCCCCCCTTTCCCAAGTCCTTGCCATTCCATCAGCCTTTACTTTGTTCACACATAAAATTCTTTGTCCATCATTTTTTCCTTCCTCCTTCCGCTCTAAGCCTTCTCCTACTTGGTCTCCCGCCTTCTCTCCATCTTTTGGAATAGAAAAAAGTTTGTCCCGCTTTTTTCCCACTTTTGCTCAAACTTGTACCAAATTTTCTTGGTCTCAGACATAAAAAACTTTGTCCAAAAATCCTGTATTTCTCCTGCATTTTCTCCAGTTTCCACCCTGCCTTTCTTATTTTCCTCCTGCATTTCCTCATTCCCCGCTCTTTTTCATACCTTTGGGGTTCTTACGAACCCCCTCTTGCTTTTCATTCAATCGCTGTTTAATCCAGCTTTTCTCTTGCTTTTCTTCCTTCCATTTCCTCACGCTTTTCCTCACTCTTTTTTCAGTCTTTTGGGTTCGTAAGAACCCTTCAAACATTCCACTCAAACGTTGTTATATCAAGGATTTCCCCTTCATTTCTTCCCGCATTTTTCCGCTCTGCTTTTTCCCGCTCTTTTCCATGCATTTGGGTTCGTAAGAACCCTTCGCACTTTTCATTCAAATTTTTTTATATCAGGATTTTCTCCTTCTTTATTTCTGCTTTTTTATCCAAGCAAAAAGAATGAGATTCCTCTTCCCACCCTTTCTTCCTTGCTTTTCTTCCTGCCATTTTCCCGCCCTCTTTTCAGGCATTCGGGGTTCGTAAGAACCCCCTCATACTTTCATTCAAACGTTTCTATATCAGGATTATTTCCGTCTTTTCTTCATACCTTTTTTCCAGCCTTTTTCTCAATCTTTTTCAGGCTTTTGGGTTCGCAAGAACCCTTCAGTATGCTCATTCAAACGTTGTAATATCAAGGTTATTCCCTGTTTTTCTTCCTCCTTTTCCCGCTCATTTTTTCATGCTTTTGGGGTTCATAAGAACCCTTCACACTTTTCATTCAACCGTTGATAGGACAAGGTTCTCTCCTATTTTTTCTCACTTTCATTCATACAAAAAAGGGTGGGATTCCTGTTTCCACCCTTTTCCCCTTCTATTTATTCACATATTATCCACATATTATCAACAGGAATATTAGAACTTTAATTGATTACTCTATAGGTTTGTTTGGTGATTCTGGTGTTTATTTTGGATTACATTGGCTTTTATTCCTGCTTTTTTTCATGTTAAAAAGACCGAAGGGCTATCAGGCTTTCACCCGATATTCCTTCAGTCTTGACCATACTTTTTTATTTAAGGACATGGTTTATTGTGTAAGGACAATGATTTTTAGATGTGTACAAAAGTCATTTGATTCTTGTCATCACCTTACTCAACTGTTACTGATTTAGCCAGATTACGCGGTTTATCTACATCACAGCCTCGTTGAATCGCTGCATAATAAGCCAATAATTGTAATGGTACAACAGAAACTAAAGGTGTCAACAATTCATGGACTTCAGGAATAACAAAGCTGTCTTCGTCCATATTGAGTCCATTCATCGAAATGATACAAGGGTTGGCACCGCGGGCAACGACCTCTTTGACATTTCCCCGAATGCTTAAATTGACACTTGCCTGGGTTGCGAGGGCTACGATTGGCGTTCCTTCTTCAATTAAAGCAATGGTTCCATGCTTCAATTCGCCCCCAGCAAAGCCTTCTGCTTGAATATAGGAAATCTCCTTCAGTTTTAATGATCCTTCCAAGCATACATAATAGTCAATGCCGCGCCCGATAAAGAAGCAATTGTGAGTAACCGATAGAAATTCTTTTGAAATAATTTCAATAATTTCTTTGGAGTCGCATAGAGTTTCCATCGCATTTGCCACCAAACCTAGCTCTTGCGTGAGTTCAAATCCAGTCTCCAATCCTTTGTATTTTGCTGCTACTTCAGACAAAATGGCCAGCACGGCAATCTGGGCCGTATAGGCTTTAGTGGAAGCAACCGCAATTTCCGGACCTGCATGAAGCAGCAATGTATAGTCAGCTTCACGTGACAGGGTGGAACCCGGAACGTTTGTCACGGTTAAGGTCGGATACCCAAGTTCTTTAACATGGACTAAAACAGCCCGGCTGTCAGCTGTTTCGCCGCTTTGAGAAATAAAGATAAACAATGGTTTAGCTGATAATAATGGCATATTGTAGCTAAATTCACTGGCAATATGCACTTCCACAGGGATTTTAGCCAGCGTTTCAATCAGCTGCTTACCAACTAGTCCTGCGTTATAAGAGGTACCAGCGGCAATAATATAGATCCTGTCTGCTTGGTTTACTGTTTCAATAATTTCCGGATCAATGGACAATTGCCCCTGTTCATTTTGATAGGTTTGGATAATTTTACGAATCACAAGAGGCTGTTCATCAATTTCTTTTAACATATAAAATGGATAGGTGCCCTTTTCAATATCGCTTGCATCAAGTTCAGCTTTAAATGGCTTCCGTTCCATGGTTTGGCCGCTTAAGTGTTGTATGGTCACGCCATTTTGGGTGACGAGAACAATCTCTTTATCCATTAATTCAACAAATTGATCTGTTACCTGCAGCATTGCCATGGCATCACTGGCAACAACATTAAAATCCTTCCCCAAGCCTACCAGCAATGGGCTTTTATTTTTCGCCACATAAATCGTATCGCTTCCTGCTGCATCTAAAAAAGCAAGAGCATAGGAGCCATGTAATAATGTTAGTGTTTTACGGAATGCTTCTAAAACTTCCAAGCCTTCCAAAACGAACTTTTCTATCAATTGAACGATGACTTCAGTGTCTGTTTCACTAGTAAACGAAACGTCTGCCAAATACTCCTTTTGTAACAGTTCATAATTTTCGATGACACCATTATGAACTAATGTAAACCGGCCGCTTGCACTTTGATGGGGATGGGAATTGACTTTGCTTGGAATCCCATGTGTGGCCCAGCGTGTATGGCCAATTCCAGTTTTACCTGTCAGATGATCATCCACTATATTTCTTAGATCAGCAATCCGGCCTTTTTCTTTAAAAACATGTACCCCTTTTTCATTTCTTACCGCAATTCCCGCAGAATCATACCCGCGATATTCAAGCTTTTCGAGGCCCTTCAGCAGGATTTCCTTAGAATCATGATTTCCAATGTATCCAACTATTCCGCACATTCTGTTTTCCTCCATTGTTCAAATGAAATTTCCTTGATTTGAGTTTGATAAGGTACTAGCTTTTTTGTATGCGCATTTTCTCCTCTTTGTGCAATGAGTCGCCTCATTGTTTTTAAGAAGAAATATTCGGTTGTGCGTTCAACCGGGAGGTATCCGCCGAACACTTCGATAAACCTCCTCCTCGTCAACTAGCCTTCCGTCCTTGGCTAGTTCAGGCGCTTTGTTTAAAAATGGCTTCACGCCCCTCCTTTCGTCCATCTGCCTTTGTGAAACATAGAACATATACATACTATATGTATCCAATAATAGATAGTCAACGCAATTCCCGTAATGTTCACTTTTTAGTCAAACATCAAAAAATGACAGGAGAATTGATTTTCTCCTGCCCATTATATTGGATCATTCTGCAAATGCCTTATTGACCTTATACAAACACACGATTATAATGTTTGTATAAAAACAAACATAAGTTATATTTGTTTATAATAAAACAAACGTCGATTGGGTGTATTTAAAATAATGGATGTTTCAGATTTTTTTTGGAATGCATCATGGGGAGAAATAAAACGCGGTTATATTCAAGAGTCTGATTCTTATGTATGCCTTTTATGCGGAGAGCGATATGAAAAAGGGATTATCTACCCTCACGGAGGCACTCTTTACGAAGCGGAAAGGTATACACGTATGCATATCGAGATGACTCACCACTCTGTATTCGAATACCTGATCCAACTTGATAAGAAACTGACAGGCCTGACGGATCATCAAAACCAGCTTCTTCAACTCTTTTACCAAGGAAAAAGTGACAAAGAAGTTCAAGAAACCATGAATATTGGAAGTTCCTCTACGATCAGGCATCACCGCTTTGCACTTAAGGAAAAGGAACGGCAGGCAAAAGTGTTTTTAGCCTTGATGGAATTATTACGAGAAAAGGATCAGTATGCCCCAGCCTTTGTTCCGCCTCATAAGACAGCAAGGATGGTCGATGATCGCTATGATATTACACAGGAAGAGCAAGCTGAAACCATTAAAAAATTCTTTATGGCAGAGCCAAATAAACGCTTAAAAAAATTCCCTCCAAAGGAAAAGCAGCGACTTATCATCCTTAGGGAAATTGCAAAAAGCTTAGATCGGGAACGTACGTATGATGAAAATGAATTCAATCAAATTTTAAAAGCCATTTATGATGATTATGTAATGATTAGAAGATATTTAATTGAGTACGGTTTGGTGGATCGGAAAGCGGATGGAAGCCATTACTGGTTAATGAAATAGCGTAAAGGGGTGCAGGTAGAATGAATCGAAAAAAAGAGTTAATTAGAATTTACAAAGAAATGCCCATAGAAGCAGGAGTATATCAAATTAAAAATGAAAAAAATGAAAAGATTTTTATCGGAAGTACTAAAAATGTGAAAACCTTAAACGGTGTTCGCCACATGCTTGAAACAGGGACACATGTTAATAAAAGTCTGCAGGAAGATTGGAAGCTCTTTGGAAAGGACGCATTCTCATTTGAAGTATTAGAGATCCTTAAAAAGAAAGAAGAACCTTATTATAACGAGAAGGAAGCATTGAAAGAGCTTGAGAAAAAGTGGGTAGATCAATTACAGCCATTTGATGAACGAGGATATAATCGCAAAAAAGCTCGTTAGGATGATGTTAGGAGTTGTATGAATTTGAATACATTGAATCATGAAAAGCAAGCTTTTCAAATTGAAAAATCCATGATGAGGTTCCTGTTTCCGATCATTTTGGCGGGGCCGTTTCAGCAACGATGCGAGCAACGGGTACTGTTTTATGGCCAACTATTTTTACCATTTCAAGCATCTGGTTAGTGGAAGTACCAGCCGCATATTTCCTCTCTTCTTTCACTACCCTTGGGATAAACGGTGTATGGACCGCCTATCCGATTGCCTTCCTGATCAATTTTACCTCGCAATTACTTTATCATCATTTTTTCTGGAAAAAGAAGTCTCTAAAAGCCTTATTAAATTAATGGACATAGCTGTTTGATCTATTTTTCAAACAGCTTTTTTCTAAATTTTATTTATAAAATTTTATAAACAAATTATTGAATCATTGAATCTTAGCACATAATAAAGGAGTTGCTTTCGCAACTCCTTTTCCATTGTAGCGCTCTATCCTATAATTATGAAACAGTCTTCTCATCAAACTTCCGTTGATCCTGAACAAACAATACGCCCAGCTCATGGTGGTCTCCTTCAAACAAAGCACGCTGGACAAAGCGAACCTCACCATTTGTATCAAGTACATCTAGCTTGCAATGAGCGCGATTTTTTTGCAGTGCTTCATAGAACAAGTCTTCGTCCTTTACAGCAACCCCATTTGCCTTTGCGATGATCTCACCAACCTGAAGTCCCATTTTTTCTGCTGGGGACCCGGGGATGATGCCAATAATCATTAAGCCTTGGTTTCTTCGTGAAAAATAGGCTGGTAAACTATCATCTCGCCAATATGTTACGAAAGCCAAAAACTCACGTCCCAAAATCGCAAATGCGGCGGCAATAATCGCTATAAGCGGATACCAATAGCCTGCGGCTGAGATCAAAGTGATGAACACCCCCAGCATAATGACTTTTCGGCCATGGCGTTCAATTGCTTCTTTCGGAAGCACCCCTTTCATTTGCTGATGAAAACCGATCGCAAATGGAACAAGGATAAGAGAGTATGCTTTTGCTCCCACATGGAATACCGGCCACCACTCAAAAGGAAGATGAAGGGCTGTTCCAGGAATAAGCAAAAACAACGGGACCATCCAAAGGCGCTTCACCTCATGGGCACCAACACTCTGGCCGCGTTTACTTTTTACTAGCTTTGGAGAAGTTCCCTTCCTGCCATTGGTTACGATCAGAATCCCCTCTGCAATAAGCAGCAATCCCAAAATGACCGTGATCGATGGGTAAACCTTATCTCCAATTGATTGGAAGGCTTTCCCGAAAAACGGAATTGACCATCTTTTTTCAGCAAAAAGAATAATCGCAAAAAATGCTGCACCTACCGTATAGGCCGGTGACATCAACCGGACATTTGTTGAAAGTGATACTAAAATAGTAAGTAGTGCGATAAAAAGGATGGCTGCAAAAGGCACCG
Above is a genomic segment from Neobacillus endophyticus containing:
- a CDS encoding EAL domain-containing protein, giving the protein MEQTFESLLTYELLKKALINNEFRLHYQPKLDLTSGEIFGVEALIRWEHPQKGIVSPSEFIPFAEETGMILQIGEWVLRTVCQQNKIWQEGGLSPIVMAVNLSASQLYQNNLVQMVQHIIEESGLSPECLELEITESMMMDVQKVLPILRDLKRLGVRISLDDFGTGYSSLSYLKEFPIDIIKIDRSFVQNCTMDTKDATIVKTIIAMAHQLKIEVIAEGVESKDHLIFLQQHLCNSGQGYFFSRPLPSDEFVQKFNYIQQIIQREGIPQNISRQKWLEQELEDARQELRDTLRQQQGMIIKFIQRDGKFIHTLCDGELLYRIGLTPEKLIGKELFDILPKDEAERKLQYYKRAWEGEENVYYEGKLNGIWYLESLRPIRRGGQVIEVIGSCVDVTERKESEERYRKVVEYSPKGIVIHREGKILYANPSALKIAKENNIAGKSVYDYIHPDFHKISKQRIFSLEKGAVLPKTEVKLVLKDGEVIDIEIGAVGIPYNGSTATLALYSDITDKKKMEQELEESKERYERLLNLSPEPIVVHSQGKIKYINQAGAEILGFNQPKELFGKSPLDFFHTDSLKHAIQQMQRLSSGKENQVEILECKMVKEDGTIFFVECKAMGIIYDGEPAIQGIFRDITARKQVEEALRQSEGKYRLIAENMQDLIVVIDTKGVFQYASPSHKRVLGLSPEFYEGKVSFNFVHPDDISQIQEKHANMVATKTPCYMNFRCQHANGGWVYLESCTTPVLDENNEIKHLIVVARDISERLKN
- a CDS encoding cold shock domain-containing protein; this translates as MQREGIVEWFKEDEGYGRLLLDGEDGNPVFVHFSSILPDKIRFPNGYRYLKKGQKVLFDLVENPGLGDQERVAQNVYITSD
- the glmS gene encoding glutamine--fructose-6-phosphate transaminase (isomerizing), which produces MCGIVGYIGNHDSKEILLKGLEKLEYRGYDSAGIAVRNEKGVHVFKEKGRIADLRNIVDDHLTGKTGIGHTRWATHGIPSKVNSHPHQSASGRFTLVHNGVIENYELLQKEYLADVSFTSETDTEVIVQLIEKFVLEGLEVLEAFRKTLTLLHGSYALAFLDAAGSDTIYVAKNKSPLLVGLGKDFNVVASDAMAMLQVTDQFVELMDKEIVLVTQNGVTIQHLSGQTMERKPFKAELDASDIEKGTYPFYMLKEIDEQPLVIRKIIQTYQNEQGQLSIDPEIIETVNQADRIYIIAAGTSYNAGLVGKQLIETLAKIPVEVHIASEFSYNMPLLSAKPLFIFISQSGETADSRAVLVHVKELGYPTLTVTNVPGSTLSREADYTLLLHAGPEIAVASTKAYTAQIAVLAILSEVAAKYKGLETGFELTQELGLVANAMETLCDSKEIIEIISKEFLSVTHNCFFIGRGIDYYVCLEGSLKLKEISYIQAEGFAGGELKHGTIALIEEGTPIVALATQASVNLSIRGNVKEVVARGANPCIISMNGLNMDEDSFVIPEVHELLTPLVSVVPLQLLAYYAAIQRGCDVDKPRNLAKSVTVE
- a CDS encoding DUF2087 domain-containing protein, giving the protein MDVSDFFWNASWGEIKRGYIQESDSYVCLLCGERYEKGIIYPHGGTLYEAERYTRMHIEMTHHSVFEYLIQLDKKLTGLTDHQNQLLQLFYQGKSDKEVQETMNIGSSSTIRHHRFALKEKERQAKVFLALMELLREKDQYAPAFVPPHKTARMVDDRYDITQEEQAETIKKFFMAEPNKRLKKFPPKEKQRLIILREIAKSLDRERTYDENEFNQILKAIYDDYVMIRRYLIEYGLVDRKADGSHYWLMK
- a CDS encoding GIY-YIG nuclease family protein, with amino-acid sequence MNRKKELIRIYKEMPIEAGVYQIKNEKNEKIFIGSTKNVKTLNGVRHMLETGTHVNKSLQEDWKLFGKDAFSFEVLEILKKKEEPYYNEKEALKELEKKWVDQLQPFDERGYNRKKAR
- a CDS encoding PDZ domain-containing protein, producing the protein MVQIWLVELLKGAGKIFLHPVLYYLVFLSGILGVLRVKRERRNFHIRAQDAYFELRQLFPLGILLGGGLSVVTIAAGITVPFAAILFIALLTILVSLSTNVRLMSPAYTVGAAFFAIILFAEKRWSIPFFGKAFQSIGDKVYPSITVILGLLLIAEGILIVTNGRKGTSPKLVKSKRGQSVGAHEVKRLWMVPLFLLIPGTALHLPFEWWPVFHVGAKAYSLILVPFAIGFHQQMKGVLPKEAIERHGRKVIMLGVFITLISAAGYWYPLIAIIAAAFAILGREFLAFVTYWRDDSLPAYFSRRNQGLMIIGIIPGSPAEKMGLQVGEIIAKANGVAVKDEDLFYEALQKNRAHCKLDVLDTNGEVRFVQRALFEGDHHELGVLFVQDQRKFDEKTVS